From the Candidatus Beckwithbacteria bacterium genome, one window contains:
- a CDS encoding dTMP kinase, with protein sequence MVKQKKGYLISFEGGEGGGKTTQVTKLAEYMSKLGKSIITTREPGGTRISEQIREVVLDTQSTNMSMATEVLLFQAARAQIFAELIIPALSEGKVILCDRGPYTSVIYQGIVRGFGAKMIEKLNDLSTQKTYPDLVFLLDVPVEIGLARRAQSGEMNRLDNETKEFHEKARQAYLEIAKNDKSGKWVIIDSMQSIERVYTQITEELKKRRVI encoded by the coding sequence ATGGTGAAACAGAAAAAAGGCTATTTAATTTCATTTGAAGGTGGTGAGGGTGGTGGCAAAACTACTCAAGTTACTAAACTAGCTGAGTACATGAGCAAATTAGGTAAAAGTATTATTACGACTCGTGAGCCTGGCGGAACAAGAATTTCCGAGCAAATTAGAGAGGTAGTATTGGATACACAAAGCACTAATATGAGTATGGCAACAGAGGTCTTATTATTCCAAGCTGCACGGGCGCAAATATTTGCTGAGCTTATCATCCCAGCTCTTAGCGAAGGTAAAGTAATTTTGTGTGATCGTGGCCCTTATACTTCGGTTATTTATCAGGGTATTGTGCGAGGTTTTGGTGCCAAGATGATTGAAAAACTAAATGATTTATCTACTCAAAAAACCTATCCCGACCTTGTTTTCTTACTCGATGTACCTGTGGAAATTGGCTTAGCTCGAAGGGCACAATCAGGAGAGATGAACAGACTTGATAATGAAACCAAAGAATTTCATGAAAAAGCCCGGCAAGCATATTTAGAAATTGCTAAAAATGATAAAAGTGGCAAGTGGGTAATTATCGATTCAATGCAAAGTATTGAACGAGTATATACGCAAATTACAGAAGAATTGAAAAAAAGGAGAGTTATCTAG